A window from Podospora bellae-mahoneyi strain CBS 112042 chromosome 1 map unlocalized CBS112042p_1.3, whole genome shotgun sequence encodes these proteins:
- a CDS encoding uncharacterized protein (EggNog:ENOG503PWUH), translated as MHAAIRMKPAVSRTMTLGIRPYASRAKGARQGAKSAASSLNRTSDQQAQHMEFTSNRSIFGPSTHTTGTTANRHFPSSAASPIDERARSFYSTVIYHGQTPNSDYEFDESQVFGSEVKVNPTQSEANVAADRGDIDPLPQGMHHTILMGAGEAGGRPTEAEEDVHADLYMDDPLRGRNY; from the coding sequence ATGCATGCCGCCATCAGAATGAAACCCGCCGTCTCCAGAACTATGACCCTAGGCATCAGGCCATATGCCTCCCGCGCCAAAGGGGCTCGCCAGGGTGCCAAATCGGCGGCCTCGTCTCTGAATCGGACCTCGGATCAGCAGGCTCAACACATGGAGTTCACCTCCAACAGATCCATCTTTGGGCCGTCGACACATACAACCGGTACTACTGCCAACCGCCATTTCCCTTCGTCTGCTGCCTCTCCCATTGACGAACGAGCACGCTCTTTCTACTCTACCGTGATCTATCACGGCCAGACTCCCAATAGCGACTATGAGTTTGACGAATCCCAAGTCTTTGGCAGTgaggtcaaggtcaacccGACGCAAAGCGAGGCCAACGTGGCTGCGGACAGAGGTGACATCGATCCTCTTCCACAGGGAATGCATCACACCATTCTGATGGGGgctggagaggcaggaggaCGGCcgaccgaggccgaggaggatgtgcaTGCGGATTTGTACATGGATGACCCGTTGCGCGGAAGAAATTACTGA
- a CDS encoding uncharacterized protein (EggNog:ENOG503P51P) translates to MSATVLIGQAPTNLGPLTTTFTPPPECTVAVGAGRGGFLGDLFGGGDDKSIAYLGQACSRNRAVDDTACWPATSEGAESKKAPLNGWGFYSPGLHCPVGYATACAATGGSGGGSGWPVQFRLLAGETAVGCCPSGYGCANINGQTCTLVVTSSTIPTVTCDGSKSQNFGFQTVPDPEASITAFSIFAPMIQINWQSSDRPATTTSSTGTGSTASSTRPTTTNPLASASGTKVIDTEDESAEETLVLDDNSQATGTGRVPTRTLEAPGLASDAADASSGEDSEGLSSNVKVGLGVVGASVVLLALVIGLFWCWRKRKNAAEEQELDRLYGQKTATGSTSDLTRSDEIPGWCRGQRLATPTQKEPFFRESLREMRMPADPYQHGGSPYFRDPGYRV, encoded by the exons ATGTCGGCCACAGTCCTCATCGGGCAGGCTCCCACCAATCTTGGCCCACTAACCACAACATtcacaccaccgccagaaTGCACAGTAGCAGTTGGCGCAGGAAGGGGCGGGTTCCTTGGGGACTTgttcgggggaggggatgacaAGAGTATTGCATATCTGGGACAAGCATGCTCTCGAAATCGAGCTGTTGATGATACAGCATGTTGGCCAGCGACCTCAGAGGGCGCAGAGTCAAAGAAAGCGCCATTGAACGGGTGGGGCTTCTACTCGCCGGGCCTGCATTGCCCAGTGGGTTATGCGACTGCTTGTGCGGCAACAGGTGGAAGTGGTGGGGGGTCTGGATGGCCGGTCCAATTCAGGCTTCTCGCCGGAGAAACTGCTGTTGGCTGTTGCCCCAG TGGGTATGGTTGTGCCAATATCAACGGGCAAACATGCACCCTGGTGGTGACATCGTCGACTATTCCAACAGTCACCTGCGATGGCAGCAAAAGCCAAAACTTTGGCTTTCAAACCGTCCCAGACCCTGAAGCATCCATCACAGCATTCAGCATATTTGCCCCCATGATTCAGATCAACTGGCAGAGCAGCGATCggccagccaccaccacatcatctACCGGCACTGGGTCAACAGCGTCCTCCAccagaccaacaacaacaaaccccctaGCCTCGGCATCTGGCACCAAAGTCATTGACACAGAGGACGAATCTGCCGAAGAGACGCTTGTGCTCGATGATAATTCCCAGGCGACTGGGACAGGAAGGGTGCCAACAAGGACGCTTGAAGCTCCGGGATTGGCTTCGGATGCAGCTGATGCAAGCTCTGGCGAAGATAGCGAAGGGTTGTCATCGAACGTCAAGGTTGGACTTGGTGTAGTGGGAGCTTCCGTGGTGCTGTTGGCTTTGGTAATTGGGCTGttttggtgctggaggaaaCGAAAGAATGCTGCAGAAGAGCAGGAGCTCGATCGGCTGTATGGGCAAAAGACTGCGACAGGTTCGACCAGTGATTTGACCAGAAGCGACGAGATTCctggatggtgtcgaggacAGCGTTTGGCAACGCCGACGCAAAAGGAGCCATTTTTCAGGGAAAGTCTGCGAGAGATGAGGATGCCGGCAGATCCATATCAACATGGAGGGTCGCCATATTTTCGGGACCCAGGATATCGTGTATAA
- a CDS encoding uncharacterized protein (EggNog:ENOG503NU5N; COG:S) has protein sequence MSAESTRPLLLPQNRKLRHLRGISLRNLAFTRPRGRTIDDAALNKSPAKLESLRNSPQIHHALSSEQLRPGPGRRRSTNLVGASPVTRQKRIEDTFDSKLADAFFSLHVEGEEEPVYISEVAERATNFNFSLFELSELDSTITQTPRVIIKIWTNRHDTWSLLLEDDVDLRALNWLGTMQNVHFPPNSLVFYMVDGIYSLELSNKYPPPKKMPPTPTSSYNALMRLATLDNSIQDALATRQSLTRQINDLLAKETPNQVPAAQDSLALAEKYLAVQKRTVEASKTRNQELRASIEARRSAIAEGRALQERAETDVNNATEKLAHSKTLLARTKEQIHGQRRRICEDLDRIWRINSVSTPGTPPLTFTICDLPLPNTIYDDALLKGTGSDTLSAALGYVAQLTDNLQCYLGVPLPYPIRQYGSRSTIRDEISQLPDTQRDFPLYVPRGGSSAQYRFDYGWFLLNKDIETLCVSQGLKVVDIRHTLPNLKYLLYVCSAGTDEIPDRKRGGVRGLWAGRYRNLTVAGMTADDEASSFGGSRRGSDASSVVGGIGQRRGEDLRGKIIGGSTGNGGVAGFEEAEVKMTLRTKGMRESVAR, from the exons ATGTCCGCCGAGTCCACGCGCCCCCTGCTGTTGCCCCAGAATCGCAAACTCCGTCATCTTCGAGGCATCTCGCTGAGAAACCTCGCCTTTACACGACCGCGCGGCCGAACCATTGACGATGCTGCTCTTAACAAGAGCCCTGCCAAGCTCGAGTCCCTGCGAAATTCACCCCAGATACACCATGCCCTCTCTTCGGAACAGCTACGACCAGGTccagggcggcggaggagcaCCAACCTTGTTGGTGCCAGTCCAGTGACGAGGCAGAAACGAATCGAGGATACATTCGACAGCAAGCTAGCCGACGCATTCTTCTCCCTCCATGtcgaaggagaggaagagccCGTCTATATCAGCGAGGTTGCCGAGAGGGCTACA AATTTTAACTTCAGCTTATTCGAACTGTCTGAGCTGGACTCGACCATTACCCAGACCCCGAGAGTCATCATCAAGATATGGACCAACAGACACGATACATGGagcttgctgctggaggaCGATGTCGACCTGAGGGCGCTCAACTGGCTGGGCACCATGCAGAATGTGCACTTCCCACCGAACAGCCTGGTCTTCTACATGGTTGACGGCATCTACTCGCTCGAACTCTCCAACAAATACCCCCCACCAAAGAAGATGCCCCCGACACCCACGTCGTCGTACAATGCGCTCATGCGCCTAGCAACACTTGACAATTCGATCCAAGACGCTCTAGCCACCCGCCAGTCACTCACTCGGCAGATTAACGACCTCCTGGCCAAAGAGACCCCCAACCAAGTCCCCGCAGCCCAAGACTCTCTCGCCCTCGCCGAGAAATATCTAGCGGTACAGAAACGCACCGTTGAAGCCTCCAAAACGCGCAACCAAGAGCTTCGCGCCTCAATCGAAGCCCGGCGGTCCGCCATTGCTGAAGGCAGGGCCCTCCAAGAAAGGGCCGAGACCGACGTTAACAACGCCACCGAGAAGCTTGCCCACTCCAAGACACTCCTTGCCAGAACAAAAGAGCAAATTCATGGCCAGCGCCGGCGCATTTGCGAAGACCTTGACAGGATCTGGCGCATCAACTCTGTCTCCACTCCTGGGACACCTCCCTTAACATTTACCATCTGCGATTTGCCGCTCCCCAACACGATTTACGACGACGCACTCCTCAAAGGAACTGGAAGCGATACCCTCAGCGCTGCGCTGGGGTATGTAGCCCAGCTGACAGACAACCTGCAGTGTTACCTGGGTGTTCCACTGCCCTATCCCATCCGGCAATACGGGTCTCGGTCAACCATCCGGGATGAGATTTCGCAACTACCAGACACACAACGAGATTTCCCGCTCTATGTTCCTAGGGGAGGGTCAAGCGCGCAATACCGTTTCGACTATGGGTGGTTTCTACTCAACAAGGATATCGAGACGTTGTGTGTCAGCCAGGGGTTGAAGGTTGTGGACATCAGGCACACGCTACCGAACCTGAAGTATCTGCTGTATGTCTGCAGCGCGGGTACGGACGAGATACCAGATCGGAAGAGAGGCGGAGTCagggggttgtgggcggGACGGTATAGGAACTTGACGGTGGCGGGGATGACAGCAGATGATGAGGCGAGTAGCTTTGGAGGGAGTAGGAGGGGCAGCGATGCTAGCAGTGTCGTTGGTGGTAttgggcagaggaggggcGAGGATCTGAGGGGGAAGATTATCGGCGGCAGTACCGGGAACGGGGGTGTGGCTGGGTTTGAGGAAGCGGAGGTCAAGATGACGTTGCGGACGAaagggatgagggagagtgTTGCGCGGTAG
- a CDS encoding uncharacterized protein (EggNog:ENOG503PWW0) — translation MFPHHTSVFFYHPHHQQTQPTCSLPTLKMKLTTLLTTAPLALLTTLTTAAPAPAPAPAAIEARHSTSARFSKFTATCTSTSCSYAATLTLLPENITVNFSHTTSGSTIPANSGHWTSSSDPLVFLRWNKTPFNEYRIVVSDVHVVGTSVILDFFSPAADWVAQPNPTSYVGSQTFEAV, via the exons ATGTTCCCCCACCACACCTCTGTTTTCTTttaccatcctcatcaccaacagacACAACCAACTTGCTCACTTCCAACTCTCAAAATgaagctcaccaccctcctcaccaccgcccccttggccctcctcaccaccctcaccaccgcggctcctgctcctgctcccgccCCGGCCGCCATCGAAGCCCGCCACTCCACCTCTGCCCGCTTCTCCAAGTTCACAGCAAcctgcacctccacctcctgctc CTACGCCGccaccctaaccctcctccccgaaaACATCACCGTCAACTTCTCGCACACCACCTCGggcagcaccatccccgccaacTCTGGCCATTGGACCTCGAGCAGCGACCCTCTCGTGTTCCTCCGGTGGAACAAGACCCCGTTCAACGAGTACCGGATCGTGGTGTCGGATGTTCACGTCGTCGGGACCTCGGTGATCTTGGACTTTTTCAGCCCCGCGGCCGACTGGGTTGCTCAGCCCAACCCTACTTCTTATGTTGGCAGTCAGACTTTTGAGGCTGTGTAG
- a CDS encoding uncharacterized protein (COG:S; EggNog:ENOG503PDRM) has product MIDTATTLPPNPSPDSPPPPSSSSSSSSPPPPPPPPGAPVVDFAGLAHDSLMVNIIASASICWFIAALFVALRFYTRGVLIKVIGGSDWSILVALIFAGATCGGVIEQATHGAGQHVWDLDPNDTPSAIAWGRAAWYCILFYLITLCFSKISILLLYIHLFTFKWARLAGQILLGIVIITHLFMALATFTACIPLNSYWDFTVEKKYCHAQSVWWSNTGMHMVTDFLIFLLPMPVVWSIRLPRRQKLALSGCLTDLDFTYAAAELSYLTAVEFFPGLLSSRASGSSNGQSGAGDSNQYYNYAEGRINGRGPPTIGSRPSKGVRNDLGSLASPTDLQYGFQGLGSSGEESENFQEKGGSRRNSKHWLGVVDGERWG; this is encoded by the exons ATGATTGACACCGCCACCACAttaccacccaacccctcaccagattctccacctccgccatcatcatcatcatcatcatcctcaccaccaccgccgccgccgccgccagggGCCCCAGTAGTCGACTTTGCAGGTCTAGCCCATGACTCTCTTATGGTCAATATCATTGCCTCGGCTTCGATATGTTGGTTCATCGCAGCCCTTTTTGTGGCCCTCCGATTTTACACTAGAGGGGTCCTGATCAAAGTGATTGGGGGCTCAGACTGGAGTATACTTGTTGCCTTG ATATTCGCTGGCGCAACATGCGGAGGGGTGATTGAACAAGCAACACACGGCGCAGGTCAGCACGTCTGGGATCTTGACCCCAACGACACCCCCTCGGCGATTGCCTGGGGCCGGGCGGCCTGGTACTGCATCTTGTTCTACCTCATCACGCTTTGCTTCTCCAAAATCAGCATCCTGCTGCTGTATATCCATTTGTTCACCTTCAagtgggcgaggttggcggggCAGATCCTGCTCGGGATTGTGATCATCACGCACCTGTTCATGGCGCTGGCGACGTTTACGGCGTGTATACCGCTGAATAGCTATTGGGATTTTACCGTGGAGAAAAAGTACTGCCATGCGCAGAGTGTTTGGTGGAGCAATACGGGGATGCATAtgg TGACTGACTTTTTGATCTTTTTGTTGCCCATGCCGGTTGTCTGGTCCatccgcctccctcgccgccagaAGCTGGCATTGTCGGggtgtttg ACCGACCTTGATTTCACCTACGCCGCTGCCGAGCTCAGCTATCTTACCGCAGTTGAG TTCTTCCCTGGGCTTCTCAGCTCGAGGGCATCAGGATCGTCGAATGGGCAAAGTGGTGCGGGGGATAGCAACCAGTATTATAATTACGCGGAGGGGCGGATCAACGGACGAGGGCCTCCTACGATTGGGAGCAGGCCGTCAAAGGGAGTGCGGAATGACTTGGGGTCGTTGGCCAGTCCGACGGATTTGCAGTATGGATTCCAGGGATTGGGGTcgtcgggggaggagtcggagAACTTTCAGGAAAAGGGAGGGAGTAGGAGGAACAGCAAACATTggcttggggtggtggatggggagcgatgggggtga
- a CDS encoding uncharacterized protein (COG:S; EggNog:ENOG503P35C) encodes MSPKTLRIGVLLELVQLSDIMGIDLFGNLSASYLNQVLPLDPKFGAFTPHAMNIEFFYIASSLEPATTTPPNASLPNSIGGFRFLPNVTYDDCPRDLDIILIGGPLPTHRPEAADRFMKEAWGKTRVWMTTCIGSLWLASTGLLEGKKVTTNKEFLPVARAGFPGTEWVYQRWVVDEKPYEGGDGKGELWTAGGAGAGIDMIARYCLDNFDKEFVNIMALEGLEFNPGGQAGQFYPVKEGERRVIV; translated from the exons ATgtcccccaaaaccctccgcatcggcgtcctcctcgagctAGTCCAGCTCTCCGACATCATGGGCATCGATCTCTTCGGCAACCTCTCGGCCAGCTACTTGAACCAGGTCCTTCCTCTCGACCCCAAGTTTGGCGCCTTTACCCCTCACGCAATGAACATTGAGTTCTTTTacatcgcctcctccctcgaacCGGCAACCACCACGCCCCCCAACGCCTCCCTGCCAAACTCCATCGGCGGGTTCAGATTCTTGCCCAATGTGACCTATGATGACTGTCCGAGGGACCTTGACATCATCCTCATTGGCGGCCCGCTGCCCACCCATAGACCTGAAGCAGCGGACAGGTTCATGAAGGAGGCCTGGGGCAAGACGAGGGTGTGGATGACGACTTGCATTGGGAGCTTGTGGCTGGCTTCGactgggttgttggaggggaagaaggtgaccACCAACAAGGAGTTTTTGCCTGTGGCGCGAGCGGGATTTCCCGGCACCGAGTGGGTTTACcagaggtgggtggtggatgagaagccttatgaggggggggatggcaAGGGGGAGCTCTGGACAGCGGGAGGGGCGGGGGCTG GTATCGACATGATTGCGAGGTATTGTCTGGACAACTTTGACAAGGAGTTTGTCAACATTATGGCGCttgaggggttggagtttAATCCTGGAGGGCAGGCTGGCCAGTTTTACCCCGTCAAAGAAGGTGAGAGGAGGGTTATTGTGTGA
- a CDS encoding uncharacterized protein (EggNog:ENOG503PNRV), with the protein MHFFCCMFASSCDNIPSHQPRITENLDAMAILPSIPGLTVTVEVADRPTKEYDDPDADSMQIEMQRDEFDHHATPDLPYIIKYIEAKPGAFYHYRVSIQPRRFHYVSDHVGFTVVNDGRETGMTHLTFNDRVEKLGLSLVERTVGSTVSRTRGGNYINRFFVFQLSMLVESDQFTTDQVKKQTARAKETGVLKVHLYHMDVSEGYKPQIISGSGTENERTVTMAEKALKGRAVDCVTSSVVRPRADHPGLYPTDNYHDPKKRPFAVFEFRYRSKEGLIKEGIIPRPTVSGDVQEMSETEVRRKLAELLEKQKFGPDTKPARLKREADRMEVDDWAPDPAFETRYKTRRLSHGQMEIDLTED; encoded by the exons ATGCATTTCTTCTGCTGCATGTTTGCATCAAGTTGCGACaacatcccatctcatcaaccacgcATCACCGAGAATCTGGACGCCATGGCTATTCTCCCATCCATTCCTGGTCTCACCGTGACAGTGGAGGTGGCAGACAGACCCACGAAAGAATATGACGACCCCGACGCGGATTCCATGCAGATTGAGATGCAACGTGACGAGTTTGATCACCACGCCACCCCCGACCTTCCGTATATCATCAAGTACATTGAAGCCAAACCTGGGGCCTTTTATCATTACCGAGTCAGCATTCAGCCTCGACGATTTCACTACGTATCCGATCATGTTGGCTTCACTGTCGTCAATGACGGCCGCGAGACAGGCATGACCCATTTAACATTTAATGACCGTGTCGAGAAACTCGGTCTCAGCCTCGTAGAGCGGACAGTGGGTTCGACGGTGTCACGAACTCGTGGGGGTAACTACATCAATcgattttttgtttttcagCTCTCAATGTTG GTCGAGTCGGACCAGTTCACGACCGATCAAGTCAAAAAGCAGACCGCTCGAGCGAAAGAAACCGGGGTTCTTAAAGTCCATTTGTATCACATGGACGTATCTGAAGGCTATAAGCCGCAAATAATCAGTGGTTCTGGTACCGAGAATGAAAGGACGGTGACCATGGCCGAAAAAGCCCTCAAGGGCAGGGCTGTTGACTGCGTCACGAG CTCCGTCGTTCGCCCTCGGGCTGATCATCCTGGGTTGTACCCAACAGACAACTATCATGATCCGAAAAAACGCCCCTTTGCGGTTTTTGAGTTCCGTTATCGTTCGAAAG AGGGTCTCATCAAAGAAGGCATTATTCCGCGGCCAACGGTCTCCGGCGATGTCCAGGAGATGAGTGAAACAGAGGTTCGACGGAAGTTGGCAGAGCTTctggagaagcaaaag TTTGGACCGGACACGAAGCCTGCGAGGCTCAAGCGCGAAGCTGACAGGATGGAAGTAGACGATTGGGCCCCAGATCCTGCCTTCGAGACTCGATACAAAACTCGGAGATTATCCCATGGCCAGATGGAGATTGATCTCACCGAGGACTGA
- a CDS encoding uncharacterized protein (EggNog:ENOG503PNRV), giving the protein MLDPWERPFARYDFRYRHKDGLIKQGIIPEPSLEEQVAQMSDGKRKEALLKALKREKEEIETVRDIKTIKRERDESDDDSKNDPRRCHTNQHKRTRRVSCTEILKSEGDGEDEDTLVDLTGDTG; this is encoded by the exons ATGTTGGACCCCTGGGAGCGACCTTTTGCTCGATACGACTTTCGCTATCGTCACAAGG ACGGCCTCATAAAACAAGGTATCATTCCCGAGCCCTCCCTCGAAGAACAAGTTGCTCAGATGAGTGacgggaagaggaaggaggcgctGCTCAAGGCTTTGAAGCGCGAAAAG gaggagattgagacTGTTCGCGACATCAAGACAATCAAGCGAGAGAGGGACGAGAGTGACGACGATTCCAAGAATGACCCACGCCGATGCCATACGAACCAACACAAGAGAACCAGGCGAGTGTCCTGCACAGAGATTCTGAAATCAGaaggggatggcgaggatgaagacaCGCTTGTTGACCTCACCGGCGACACAGGTTAA
- a CDS encoding uncharacterized protein (EggNog:ENOG503PU7Q) — translation MSFVKKEEGGHIKGEPGGKFDMSKIPMAPPKATSKALMKPKDEGKPNFFALPEYKPPAGRGRRKGRYRGRNYITHSVGNFRIKTVYNCDRDEVKMSVLSINAFTPSALRRAHAEADWASVERTIFEKLRRAHFNIQPVPDDFGKLGVCMSHSLIFHAPIGFGSMDDSNSVLINRDVSFRVRPMNNLPQPTPMQYQVNDFKRGSAPVIKTEPFSAAPSTSSAASQELKSIFSHQGPVPAFSLFGSTLPGAR, via the exons ATGTCGTTCGTTaagaaggaagaagggggtcaTATCAAGGGCGAGCCCGGTGGAAAGTTTGACATGTCGAAGATTCCAATGGCTCCCCCCAAGGCCACCTCCAAAGCCTTGATGAAGCCCAAAGACGAGGGCAAACCG AACTTCTTCGCACTGCCCGAGTACAAACCGCCGGCCGGCCGTGGTCGTCGCAAGGGTCGCTATCGAGGTAGAAACTACATCACCCATTCTGTCGGCAATTTTCGCATAAAGACAGTGTACAACTGTGACCGTGATGAAGTCAAAATGTCTGTTTTAAGTATCAATGCATTCACTCCATCTGCCTTGAGAAGGGCGCACGCAGAAGCGGACTGGGCTTCGGTCGAGCGAACTATTTTCGAGAAATTACGTCGAGCCCATTTCAACATTCAGCCAGTTCCTGATGACTTTGGCAAGCTCGGTGTGTGTATGAGCCATTCTTTGATTTTCCATGCTCCCATTGGTTTTGGGTCAATGGACGACAGCAATTCAGTTCTCATCAACAGGGACGTGTCTTTCAGAGTTCGCCCTATGAACAATTTACCCCAGCCTACGCCGATGCAGTATCAGGTCAACGATTTCAAGCGCGGTTCTGCCCCAGTCATCAAGACCGAGCCGTTTTCCGCTGCGCCCTCCACAAGCAGCGCTGCTTCACAGGAACTCAAATCGATCTTCTCTCACCAGGGGCCCGTTCCTGCGTTTTCCCTTTTCGGCTCGACCCTCCCGGGCGCCCGCTAG
- the PHR1_2 gene encoding DNA photolyase phr1 (EggNog:ENOG503NUHD; COG:L; COG:T): MEVLHDTCIVPPGRLTSGSGGQYAVYTPWFRTWVRHVHENLDLLELVETPTKNPESTRQKFAHLFQCPIPSAPENKTLSKEDRERFRALWPAGEHEAMKRLSKFADQAIGKYQQNRNIPSNPGTSSLSVHFASGTLSARTAVRTARGRNNTKKLDGGNEGIQTWISEVAWRDFYKHVLVQWPYICMNKPFKPEYANIEWSYNMEHFDAWKEGRTGFPIVDAAMRQLRSMGWVHNRCRMIVASFLCKDLLLDWRMGEKYFMEHLVDGDFASNNGGWGFSASVGVDPQPYFRIFNPLLQSEKFDPDGEYIRKWVPELKEVKGKAIHDPYGRGAAALAIKAGYPKHIVEHKGARERTLAAYKKGIDSGL; encoded by the exons ATGGAGGTGTTGCATGATACCTGTATTGTGCCGCCGGGGAGGCTGACAAGTGGAAGCGGTGGGCAATATGCAGTGTACACACCCTGGTTCAGGACTTGGGTTCGACACGTTCACGAGAATCTAGACTTGTTGGAGCTGGTTGAAACCCCAACGAAGAATCCCGAGTCCACGAGACAAAAGTTTGCTCATCTCTTCCAGTGTCCAATACCCTCAGCACCAGAAAACAAGACCCTGAGCAAGGAGGATCGGGAACGGTTTCGGGCTTTATGGCCGGCTGGGGAGCACGAGGCAATGAAACGGTTGTCCAAGTTTGCAGACCAAGCCATTGGGAAGTATCAACAAAACCGAAACATCCCTTCCAACCCCGGCACCTCCAGCCTTTCTGTTCACTTTGCTAGTGGCACACTCAGCGCGAGGACAGCTGTTCGGACAGCCCGTGGTCGTAACAATACGAAAAAACTCGACGGAGGGAACGAGGGGATCCAGACTTGGATCAGCGAGGTTGCGTGGAGGGACTTTTACAAGCATGTACTAGTCCAATGGCCGTATATCTG CATGAACAAGCCCTTCAAACCAGAGTACGCCAACATTGAGTGGTCCTACAACATGGAGCACTTTGACGCTTGGAAAGAAGGACGTACCGGATTTCCCATCGTCGACGCCGCCATGCGCCAGCTCCGTTCCATGGGTTGGGTGCACAACCGCTGCCGGATGATTGTTGCTTCCTTTCTGTGCAAGGACCTGCTTCTTGactggaggatgggggagaagTACTTTATGGAGCATCTTGTCGACGGCGATTTTGCGAGCAATAacggaggatgggggttttCGGCATCAGTGGGCGTGGACCCGCAGCCATACTTCCGCATCTTCAACCCGCTGCTGCAGAGTGAGAAGTTTGACCCTGATGGAGAGTACATTCGCAAGTGGGTTCCAGAGCTGAAGGAAgtcaagggcaaggcaaTCCACGACCCATATGGGCGAGGGGCTGCCGCCTTGGCTATCAAGGCAGGGTATCCGAAGCACATTGTTGAGCATAAAGGTGCAAGAGAAAGGACATTGGCTGCATACAAGAAGGGAATAGACAGCGGTCTTTGA
- the RPS21_2 gene encoding 40S ribosomal protein S21 (COG:J; EggNog:ENOG503P5CA): protein MENDKERSYVPRKCSATGRIIKAKDHGSCQITIAKVDENGRAIQGENVIYALSGFVRAMGESDDALNRLAQRDGLLKNVWSAQR, encoded by the exons ATGGAGAACGACAAGGAGAGATC TTACGTCCCCCGCAAGTGCTCTGCGACGGGCCGCatcatcaaggccaaggacCACGGTTCTTGCCAGatcaccatcgccaaggTCGACGAGAACGGCCGGGCCATCCAGGGCGAGAACGTCATCTATGCTCTCTCCGGTTTCGTTCGCGCCATGGGCGAGAGCGACGATGCTCTGAACAGACTTGCTCAGCGTGACGGTCTCCTCAAGAACGTCTGGTCTGCCCAGAGATAA